TTGGCGATGTCGGTTGCGGTGATCCCGTTCGCCTTTTTTTGTCGCGATGCCGAGAATACCATTTCGTGCATGGGTTGTGCATTTTTGGGGCGGTCGTAGTGGGGGTCGAGTTTTGCCGCGATATAATTGGCATTCAAGACGGCCATTTCACTGGTGCGGCGCATGCCTTCTGCACCGAGCATTTTGGCATAGACCAGTGCGCGTATTACCATGCCAAAATTGCCGTAGAATGAACTCACTTTGCCGATGGATTCCGGGCGGTCAAAGTCGAGTTTGAATGTATCCCCTTCTTTCAGGACTACGGGCAGGGGCAAGAATGGCAAGAGTGCCTTTTTTACGCCTACTGGACCAGAGCCGGGTCCCCCGCCTCCGTGGGGTGTGGTAAATGTTTTGTGCAGGTTGATGTGTACGACGTCAAATCCCATGTCGCCGGGCCGGCATTGACCCAGAAAGGCATTTAAGTTTGCGCCATCGTAATACAAGAGGCCGCCCACGTCGTGTACTAATGCGGCGATGTCTTCTATTTCGTCTTCAAATACGCCAAATGTGTTGGGATTGGTCAACATCAAACCGGCTACGTCTTCGGTCAAATGCGTCTTGAGGTCCTCCACATCGACTGTGCCGCGTTCTGTTGATTTTATCGCCTGTACTGCATATCCGCAGATTGCTGCGGTTGCCGGATTTGTTCCATGGGCAGAGTCGGGGATGAGTACTATTTTTTTTGCGTTGCCCTGTGCCCTGTGATAGGCGGCGATCAGTGAGATGCCCACGAATTCGCCCTGCGCTCCGGCTGTGGGTTGAAAGGTGAATCCGTCCATTCCGCTGACGGCTTTGAGCACTTGTTCCATTTCCCAGATGACTTGCAGGGCGGGTTGGGCATTTTCCGATAGGGGATGCAGTCCCGCGATTTGTGGGATACGCGCAGCTTTTTCGTGTACTCTGGGATTGTATTTCATCGTGCAGGATCCCAGGGGATAAAAATGCGTGTCGATGCTGAAGTTCATCTGTGAGAGCGCGGTGTAGTGGCGCACGAGTTCCAGTTCGCTCACTTCGGGGAGGCAGGGTGGGATGTCGCGGCGCATGGTTTCGGGTATGGCTGTTCCGGAATCCACGGCAGCGGGAAATGCGACACAGCGCCTGTCTGGCGCGCCGCGTTCAAAGATCAATATATCGCGATCCATTACAATGTCCTCCACGCATTGATCAGGCGATCAATGTCGGCGTCTGTGCGTTTTTCTGTGACACATGTGAGAATACAATTTTCGAGTTCGGGATAAAATCGGCCCAGGTCAATGCCGGCTTCAATGCCCTGATGCCGCAAGGCAGCCAGGACATCGGATGCTTTGCGGTCTGTTTCCAGAACGAATTCGTTGAATATTGGACCGGAGAATTTCTGGCGCACACTGTCTAATGCGGTCAATGTCTGCAAAGCGCGGTGGCTTTGATGCCAGTTCAATTCGCCAACTTCGCGAAAGCCCTGCGGTCCGACGGAGGATAGGTACACGGTTGCTGCGGTTGCGCAAAGGGTCTGGTTGGTGCAGATGTTCGATGTGGCGCGTTCGCGTCGAATGTGTTGTTCGCGCGTTTGCAATGTCAGTACAAAGCCGCGTTTGCCATCTACATCGATGGTCTCGCCGCAGATGCGACCGGGCATTTTTCGTACATGGCTGTCCCGAGATGCAAAAAATCCGACATAAGGTCCCCCATAAGACAGGGGTAG
This genomic interval from Gemmatimonadota bacterium contains the following:
- the gcvPB gene encoding aminomethyl-transferring glycine dehydrogenase subunit GcvPB, producing MDRDILIFERGAPDRRCVAFPAAVDSGTAIPETMRRDIPPCLPEVSELELVRHYTALSQMNFSIDTHFYPLGSCTMKYNPRVHEKAARIPQIAGLHPLSENAQPALQVIWEMEQVLKAVSGMDGFTFQPTAGAQGEFVGISLIAAYHRAQGNAKKIVLIPDSAHGTNPATAAICGYAVQAIKSTERGTVDVEDLKTHLTEDVAGLMLTNPNTFGVFEDEIEDIAALVHDVGGLLYYDGANLNAFLGQCRPGDMGFDVVHINLHKTFTTPHGGGGPGSGPVGVKKALLPFLPLPVVLKEGDTFKLDFDRPESIGKVSSFYGNFGMVIRALVYAKMLGAEGMRRTSEMAVLNANYIAAKLDPHYDRPKNAQPMHEMVFSASRQKKANGITATDIAKRLIDYGVHPPTIYFPLPNVAPETMLIEPTETESLEQVNDFIEAMIQIAKEAEENPDLLREAPHATPVRRLDEATAARKPILRWKL